In the Gossypium raimondii isolate GPD5lz chromosome 9, ASM2569854v1, whole genome shotgun sequence genome, one interval contains:
- the LOC105798286 gene encoding alpha-mannosidase 2 yields the protein MPLSSYLGSNRRGGGWTQALLPTSSSVTVKSPPKAHQPRKPRKRTALLNFLFTNFFTIALSVSLLFFLLTLFLFGIPKPISSHFKPRSLSRRLSSRRPVTRKKPGSNPYQNGAAVDITTKQLYDKIEFLNKPGGAWTQGWKVSYKGDEWDSEKLKVVVVPHSHNDPGWKFTVEEYYEKQTRHILDTIVETLSKDSRRKFIWEEMSYLERWWRDASDDKRESFTNLVRNGQLEIVGGGWVMNDEANSHYFAIIEQITEGNMWLNDTIGFIPKNSWAIDPFGYSPTMAYLLRRMGFENMLIQRTHYELKKELAWNKNLEYIWRQSWDADETTDIFVHMMPFYSYDIPHTCGPEPAVCCQFDFARVHGFFYGRCPWEYHPIEIDQENVKERALTLLDQYRKKSTLYRTNTLLVPLGDDFRYVSIDEAEVQFRNYQMIFDYINSNPSLNAEAKFGTLDDYFQTLKDEADRINYSLPREIGSGQVVGFPSLSGDFFTYADREQDYWSGYYVSRPFFKAVDRVLEQTLHASEMLMAFLFGYCQRIQCEKLPTGYAYKLTAARRNLALFQHHDGVTGTAENHVVLDYGTRMHTSLQDLQIFMSKAIEVLLGLRQEKSDQNPAQFDPVQVRSKYDALPVHRAISAREGTVQSVVLFNPLERAREEVVMLVVNRPEVTILDSNWTCVESQVSPELQHDKNKIFTGRHRVHWKASVPAMGLQTYYIANGFVGCEKAKPAKLKLFSNLSSIQCPTPYDCSEVEGDVVEIENQHQTLTFGVKHGLLQKVIQKKGLQNTVAEEISLYSSTGGAYLFVPHGEAVPISQSGGHLVISEGPLMQEVYSYPKTAWENTPISHSTRIYNGGNTIQEFLIEKEYHVELLGNSFIDKELIVRYKTDIDNKRIFYTDLNGFQMSRRETYHKIPLQGNYYPMPSLAFMQGSNGHRFSVHSRQSLGAASCKQGWLEIMLDRRLAKDDGRGLGQGVVDNRVMNVVFHILIESNISSTSNPVSDPQPLNPSLLSHCVGAHLNHPLHTFIAKKPQDINVQTHWGPFSPLTTPLPCDLHIVSFKVPRPAKYSQQQVGDPRFVLMLHRRNWDPSYCRKARSECTSVADEPVNLFNMFKGLAVLNARPTSLNLLHEDMEMLGYTEQIGEVSQEGRVIIPPMEIQTYKLELRANQ from the exons ATGCCCTTATCCTCCTACCTTGGCAGCAACCGCCGTGGCGGAGGATGGACACAGGCGTTGCTTCCGACTTCATCATCAGTCACCGTGAAATCACCCCCCAAAGCCCATCAACCTCGAAAGCCACGCAAACGGACGGCTCTCCTTAACTTCCTCTTCACCAACTTCTTCACCATTGCGCTTTCCGTTTCGCTTCTCTTCTtccttttaacccttttcctctTCGGAATCCCCAAACCCATTTCCTCACACTTCAAGCCCCGATCCCTGTCCAGAAGGCTCTCCTCCCGGAGGCCTGTCACCCGGAAAAAACCCGGTTCCAATCCCTACCAGAACGGTGCCGCTGTCGACATAACAACTAAACAATTGTATgataaaattgagtttttgaaCAAGCCTGGAGGGGCTTGGACACAAGGGTGGAAAGTTTCTTATAAAGGGGACGAATGGGATAGTGAAAAGTTGAAGGTTGTTGTGGTGCCCCATTCTCATAATGATCCGGGGTGGAAGTTCACTGTGGAAGAGTATTATGAGAAGCAAACAAGGCATATACTTGATACCATTGTTGAAACTTTATCAAAG GATAGTCGACGGAAGTTCATATGGGAAGAGATGTCTTATTTGGAAAGGTGGTGGAGAGATGCCTCAGATGATAAAAGGGAGTCTTTCACAAATTTGGTGAGGAATGGTCAGTTAGAAATAGTAGGAGGTGGCTGGGTGATGAATGATGAG GCCAATTCACATTACTTTGCTATAATCGAGCAG ATAACTGAGGGAAATATGTGGCTGAATGACACGATTGGTTTTATTCCAAAGAATTCTTGGGCAATAGATCCCTTTGGTTACTCACCTACCATGGCTTATCTTCTCCGTCGAATGGGCTTCGAGAATATGCTTATTCAACGAACCCATTATGAGCTGAAGAAGGAACTTGCTTGGAATAAAAATTTGGAATACATCTGGCGTCAAAGCTGGGATGCTGACGAAACTACTGACATATTTGTGCACATGATGCCATTTTATTCATATGATATTCCTCATACTTGTGGACCAGAGCCTGCTGTTTGTTGCCAGTTTGATTTTGCTCGTGTTCATGGCTTTTTTTATGGACGGTGCCCATGGGAATACCATCCTATAGAGATTGACCAGGAAAACGTGAAGGAGAGGGCACTAACGCTACTAGATCAATATAGGAAGAAGTCAACCCTTTACCGGACAAATACACTTCTTGTACCTCTAGGAGATGATTTCCGCTATGTCAGCATTGATGAAGCCGAAGTGCAGTTTAGAAATTATCAAATGATATTTGATTACATCAACTCTAATCCCAGCTTAAATGCTGAAGCAAAATTCGGTACTTTGGATGACTATTTCCAGACCCTTAAGGACGAGGCTGACAGAATAAATTATTCCCTTCCTAGAGAAATTGGCTCGGGTCAGGTTGTAGGTTTTCCTTCATTATCAGGTGACTTCTTTACTTATGCCGATAGGGAGCAGGATTATTGGAGTGGCTATTACGTATCAAGACCTTTCTTCAAAGCTGTTGATCGAGTACTAGAGCAAACACTTCATGCATCAGAAATGTTGATGGcatttttatttggttattgCCAGAGAATACAATGCGAAAAGCTGCCAACAGGGTATGCTTATAAGTTGACAGCTGCGAGGAGGAATTTAGCTCTTTTCCAGCATCATGATGGGGTGACTGGAACTGCCGAGAATCATGTTGTTCTCGATTATGGAACACGGATGCACACTTCTTTACAGGACCTGCAGATTTTCATGTCTAAAGCAATTGAAGTATTGCTTGGGCTTCGCCAAGAGAAGTCAGATCAGAACCCTGCCCAGTTTGATCCCGTACAGGTGAGATCTAAATACGATGCTCTGCCAGTGCATAGAGCAATCAGTGCTCGGGAAGGAACCGTACAATCAGTTGTACTCTTTAATCCACTGGAGCGAGCAAGAGAAGAGGTTGTGATGCTAGTTGTTAATAGACCCGAAGTTACTATTTTGGACTCGAACTGGACATGTGTTGAAAGCCAGGTTTCTCCTGAACTGCAGCACGACAAAAACAAGATTTTTACGGGCAGGCATCGAGTTCACTGGAAAGCTTCTGTTCCTGCCATGGGTTTGCAGACATATTATATTGCCAATGGCTTTGTCGGATGTGAAAAAGCTAAACCGGCAAAACTCAAGCTCTTCTCAAATTTGAGTTCAATACAGTGCCCTACACCGTATGATTGCTCAGAAGTAGAAGGGGATGTGGTTGAAATTGAGAATCAGCATCAAACTCTCACCTTTGGTGTCAAGCATGGTTTGTTACAAAAGGTAATCCAGAAAAAAGGTCTGCAAAATACCGTGGCTGAAGAGATAAGCCTTTACTCAAGTACCGGAGGTGCATACTTATTTGTACCACATGGTGAAGCTGTGCCTATAAGTCAATCTGGTGGGCATCTGGTTATCTCTGAGGGTCCCTTGATGCAGGAGGTGTACTCTTATCCGAAGACTGCATGGGAGAATACTCCGATCTCCCATAGTACTCGTATTTATAATGGAGGAAATACGATCCAGGAGTTTCTGATTGAGAAGGAATATCATGTTGAGCTTCTCGGCAACAGTTTTATTGACAAAGAATTAATTGTTAGATATAAGACAGATATTGACAACAAAAGAATTTTCTACACCGACTTGAATGGCTTTCAGATGAGTCGGAGAGAAACATATCATAAGATTCCGTTGCAGGGGAATTACTACCCCATGCCTTCTCTCGCTTTCATGCAGGGGTCCAATGGCCATCGGTTTTCTGTCCATTCTCGGCAGTCACTGGGTGCAGCAAGCTGTAAACAGGGGTGGCTAGAGATTATGCTTGACCGTCGTTTGGCAAAAGACGATGGTCGTGGTCTTGGACAAGGTGTGGTGGACAATCGTGTTATGAATGTTGTTTTCCATATCTTGATCGAATCCAACATTTCTTCGACTTCAAATCCCGTTTCTGACCCGCAGCCTCTGAATCCATCTCTTCTCTCGCATTGTGTTGGTGCTCACTTGAATCATCCCTTACACACATTCATTGCCAAGAAGCCACAAGACATTAATGTGCAGACACACTGGGGGCCCTTTTCTCCATTAACTACTCCCTTACCTTGTGATCTTCATATCGTGAGTTTTAAAGTCCCCCGACCAGCCAAATATTCTCAGCAGCAGGTCGGAGATCCTAGGTTTGTTTTAATGTTGCATAGGCGGAACTGGGATCCTTCTTACTGCCGGAAGGCCAGATCTGAGTGCACTAGCGTGGCTGATGAACCTGTAA